One genomic segment of Pseudomonadota bacterium includes these proteins:
- a CDS encoding UDP-2,3-diacylglucosamine diphosphatase, which translates to MRLRTVFVSDVHLGSKGCRADLLLEFLKSVEVDYLFLVGDIVDLWAMRKNFYWPQEHNNVLRTILGKAKGGTRVIYIPGNHDEEMREFCGTVFGNLEIHREFVHDTADGRQLLVMHGDEFDTVVKCSPWLAKLGSSVYDFILSLNTHVNSIRRMFGYPYWSLASYLKHKAKTAVQYIASFEQAVAHAARKRGVDGVVCGHIHRPEMTDIDGVQYCNDGDWVESCSALVEDMNGRLAIWNWAQMRDGLREQPLVEAAA; encoded by the coding sequence ATGCGGCTGCGGACTGTTTTTGTCTCGGACGTGCACCTGGGCTCGAAGGGTTGCCGGGCAGACCTGCTGCTCGAGTTCCTCAAATCCGTCGAAGTGGACTATCTATTCCTGGTCGGCGACATCGTCGACCTGTGGGCCATGCGCAAGAACTTCTACTGGCCGCAGGAACACAACAACGTGCTGCGCACCATCCTCGGCAAGGCCAAGGGTGGAACACGCGTCATCTACATCCCCGGAAACCACGACGAGGAGATGCGTGAGTTCTGCGGCACGGTGTTCGGCAACCTCGAAATCCACCGGGAATTCGTGCACGACACGGCGGACGGACGCCAGCTGCTGGTCATGCACGGCGACGAGTTCGACACCGTGGTCAAATGCAGTCCATGGCTCGCGAAGCTCGGCAGTTCGGTGTACGACTTCATCCTGAGCCTCAACACACACGTGAATTCCATCCGCCGCATGTTCGGCTATCCGTACTGGTCGCTGGCCAGTTACCTCAAGCACAAGGCGAAAACAGCCGTGCAATACATCGCGAGCTTCGAACAGGCCGTCGCGCATGCGGCGCGCAAGCGTGGTGTCGATGGCGTGGTCTGCGGCCACATCCACCGGCCCGAGATGACCGACATCGACGGCGTGCAGTACTGCAATGACGGCGATTGGGTCGAAAGCTGTTCGGCGCTGGTCGAGGACATGAACGGCCGGCTGGCGATCTGGAACTGGGCGCAGATGCGCGACGGCCTGCGGGAGCAGCCGCTGGTCGAAGCCGCCGCCTGA
- a CDS encoding winged helix-turn-helix domain-containing protein: MQVSKVLVVDGDRAVRDALIAGLRFVGLEAHGADGTLAARSWLQTGGADVMVLSDLLLDCAPGELFDSPECRARTAIVMLTSGAALALRPNYLADATLLRPISLGRVVEQVESLLAQRKHAEVEPRCEFGSLSLDVAGARATVGEGAVHLGRTEARLLQFFMNAPDKVFSRAQLLERLWPSSVRVEERTVDVHIRRLRLALAIIGCADYVQTVRGSGYRFSALPHGSRLSLKTNL, translated from the coding sequence ATGCAGGTGTCGAAGGTGCTGGTCGTCGATGGCGATCGCGCAGTGCGCGATGCGCTGATTGCGGGCCTGCGTTTCGTGGGTCTGGAGGCTCACGGCGCTGACGGCACGCTCGCCGCGCGCAGCTGGCTGCAGACCGGCGGCGCCGACGTCATGGTGCTCTCCGACTTGTTGCTCGATTGCGCGCCCGGCGAATTGTTCGACTCGCCCGAGTGCCGCGCCCGCACCGCCATCGTGATGCTGACCAGCGGCGCCGCGCTCGCCCTGCGGCCTAACTATCTGGCCGACGCGACCCTGCTGCGCCCCATCTCGCTCGGGCGCGTGGTCGAACAGGTGGAATCCCTGCTTGCCCAGCGCAAACATGCCGAGGTCGAGCCCCGTTGCGAGTTCGGCAGCCTGTCGCTCGACGTGGCCGGTGCGCGCGCGACGGTGGGCGAAGGGGCCGTGCACCTCGGCCGCACCGAGGCGCGGCTGCTGCAATTCTTCATGAACGCACCGGACAAGGTCTTTTCGCGCGCCCAACTACTCGAGCGGCTGTGGCCGTCGAGTGTCCGGGTCGAGGAACGCACCGTCGACGTCCACATCCGGCGTCTGCGCCTGGCGCTGGCGATCATCGGCTGCGCCGACTACGTCCAGACGGTGCGCGGCTCGGGATACCGGTTTTCGGCACTGCCGCACGGCTCTCGACTGTCGCTTAAGACAAATCTGTAA
- a CDS encoding DUF1428 domain-containing protein: protein MAYVDGFLIPVPRRNRAAYKKMSTQAGKVWMDHGALGYHECVADDVKVGKHTSFPQGVKLRKGEEVWFSWIVYKTRKDRDRVNARAMKDPRLACMMDPKAMPFDGKRIVFGGFKMIVNL, encoded by the coding sequence ATGGCTTATGTCGATGGATTCCTTATTCCCGTACCGCGCAGGAATCGCGCCGCGTACAAAAAGATGTCGACGCAGGCCGGCAAGGTGTGGATGGACCACGGCGCGCTCGGTTATCACGAGTGTGTCGCCGATGACGTGAAGGTCGGCAAACACACCTCGTTCCCGCAGGGCGTGAAGCTCAGGAAAGGCGAGGAAGTGTGGTTCTCGTGGATCGTCTACAAGACGCGCAAGGACCGCGATCGCGTGAATGCCAGGGCCATGAAGGACCCCAGGCTCGCATGCATGATGGATCCGAAAGCCATGCCGTTCGACGGCAAACGCATTGTGTTCGGCGGCTTCAAGATGATCGTGAATCTGTAG
- the gmd gene encoding GDP-mannose 4,6-dehydratase, which yields MTRKRALLTGITGQDGAYLAELLLDKGYEVHGIKRRSSSFNTDRVDHLYADPHESDGRFTLHYGDLTDATNLIRIVQQVLPDEIYNLGAQSHVAVSFETPEYTANADATGTLRLLEAIRILGLTHKTRFYQASSSEMFGKVAETPQRETTPFHPRSPYGVAKLYAYWITVNYRESYGMYACNGILFNHESPLRGETFVTRKITRGLARVRTGLQPCVYLGNLDARRDWGHARDFVRAQWLMLQQDEPEDFVIATGEQHSVREFVELAGHELGMRITWTGSGPEEKGIDAKTGRTVIRLDARYLRPAEVDTLLGDAGKARARLGWQPSVSFAALVAEMARHDLMLAERDAALAERGYRVAHERE from the coding sequence ATGACACGCAAGCGTGCATTGCTGACCGGCATCACCGGTCAGGACGGCGCCTATCTCGCCGAGCTGTTGCTCGACAAGGGATACGAGGTGCACGGCATCAAGCGCCGCTCGTCGTCGTTCAACACCGATCGCGTCGATCATCTGTACGCCGATCCGCATGAGTCCGACGGCCGCTTCACGCTGCACTATGGCGACCTGACCGATGCGACGAACCTGATTCGTATCGTCCAGCAGGTACTACCCGACGAGATCTACAACCTCGGCGCGCAGAGCCACGTGGCGGTGTCGTTCGAAACGCCCGAGTACACGGCCAACGCGGATGCCACCGGCACGCTGCGCCTGCTCGAGGCGATCCGCATCCTCGGGCTCACCCACAAGACACGCTTTTACCAGGCGTCCTCGTCGGAGATGTTCGGCAAGGTGGCTGAAACTCCGCAGCGCGAAACGACGCCGTTCCACCCGCGGTCGCCGTATGGCGTCGCCAAGCTGTATGCGTACTGGATCACGGTCAACTACCGCGAGTCGTACGGCATGTACGCCTGCAACGGCATCCTGTTCAACCACGAGTCGCCGCTGCGCGGCGAGACCTTCGTGACGCGCAAGATCACGCGCGGGCTGGCGCGGGTACGCACCGGGCTGCAACCCTGCGTCTATCTGGGCAATCTCGACGCGCGCCGCGACTGGGGCCACGCGCGCGATTTCGTGCGCGCCCAATGGCTGATGCTGCAGCAGGACGAACCCGAGGATTTCGTGATCGCGACCGGCGAACAACACAGCGTGCGCGAATTCGTCGAGCTGGCCGGGCACGAGCTCGGCATGCGCATCACCTGGACCGGCAGTGGGCCGGAGGAGAAGGGCATCGACGCGAAGACCGGCCGCACGGTGATACGCCTGGATGCGCGCTACCTGCGCCCGGCCGAAGTGGATACCTTGTTAGGCGACGCGGGCAAGGCGCGCGCGCGTCTCGGCTGGCAGCCGAGCGTGAGTTTCGCGGCGCTGGTCGCGGAGATGGCGCGCCACGACCTGATGCTCGCCGAACGCGACGCGGCGCTCGCCGAACGGGGTTACCGCGTGGCGCACGAACGGGAATGA
- a CDS encoding VPLPA-CTERM sorting domain-containing protein, producing the protein MVGGSWVAHAESLLPFPPEETAPDARVLLGDKPLNGSVHENADGSFQLTGSQAGGSFNGGFSWNLQWDLTVKEDPFIIGSLTLTNLATDTRSFNLTLSLPITPSFSPSLFGGSVHATLLDQNGDGSAFLGTNSMSPSIYRGTIDGVTVLSLFAGSVTCGGSGPSCGSTISFDDGLPGPTLPGPAVVSNIGTFLNFSLSGGDKVTFLTNFTVEPPAAVPLPAAAPLLILGFGVLAAARRRRGGKPQ; encoded by the coding sequence ATGGTTGGCGGTTCGTGGGTTGCCCACGCCGAGTCGTTGCTGCCATTCCCTCCGGAAGAAACCGCCCCCGACGCGCGCGTCCTGCTCGGCGACAAGCCGCTGAACGGCAGCGTGCACGAAAACGCCGACGGATCTTTTCAGCTGACCGGGTCGCAAGCAGGCGGATCGTTCAACGGCGGTTTCTCCTGGAACCTGCAATGGGACCTTACCGTCAAGGAAGACCCGTTCATCATCGGCTCGCTGACGTTGACCAATCTCGCCACCGACACCCGCAGCTTCAATCTGACGCTGTCGTTGCCCATCACGCCGTCATTTTCACCGTCGCTGTTCGGCGGCTCGGTGCACGCAACCCTGCTGGACCAGAATGGCGATGGTTCGGCGTTCCTCGGGACCAACAGCATGAGCCCGTCCATCTACCGCGGCACCATCGACGGCGTCACGGTGTTGTCGCTGTTCGCGGGCAGCGTGACCTGCGGCGGCAGCGGCCCGAGTTGCGGCAGCACCATTTCTTTCGACGACGGACTGCCAGGCCCCACGCTGCCCGGACCCGCGGTCGTGTCCAACATCGGCACGTTCCTGAATTTTTCGCTGTCGGGCGGCGACAAGGTCACCTTCCTGACCAACTTCACCGTCGAGCCTCCGGCGGCCGTGCCGCTGCCCGCGGCCGCGCCGCTGCTGATTCTGGGCTTCGGCGTACTTGCGGCGGCACGCCGGCGCAGAGGCGGCAAGCCGCAATAA
- a CDS encoding GDP-L-fucose synthase: protein MNAPAVNRHGIVYVAGHTGLAGSAITRALKRQGYTNVVGEPHYRLDLTQSRAVDRFFDEARPSAVILAAGRVGGIIANSERPAEFIRDNLQIQTHVIDAAHRFGARKLVFLGSSCIYPRLAPQPMREEYLLTGALEPTNDAYAVAKLAGIKMCQAYRRQYHFDAVSVLPSNLYGPNDNYHARESHVIPGLIRRMHEARLQKAQQFEVWGTGAPRREFLHSDDFADAIVTVLENYSDDLPINIGAGDDVTIAELAAIVRRVVGLEAPISFDAQKPDGTPRKLLDVARIRALGWQPKIPLEQGLADTYRAFLDRPLSYSEARLTRR, encoded by the coding sequence ATGAACGCTCCTGCGGTCAATCGGCACGGGATCGTCTACGTCGCCGGCCATACGGGCCTGGCCGGGTCGGCGATCACGCGGGCGCTCAAACGCCAGGGTTACACCAACGTGGTCGGCGAGCCTCACTACCGCCTCGACCTGACGCAGTCGCGCGCGGTGGATCGCTTCTTCGACGAAGCGCGCCCGAGCGCGGTCATTCTCGCGGCCGGACGGGTGGGCGGCATCATCGCCAATTCCGAGCGGCCGGCGGAGTTCATCCGCGACAACCTGCAGATCCAGACGCACGTGATCGATGCCGCGCATCGCTTCGGCGCGCGCAAGCTCGTGTTCCTCGGGTCGAGTTGCATTTATCCGCGCCTGGCGCCGCAGCCGATGCGCGAGGAATACCTGCTGACCGGCGCGCTCGAACCGACCAACGACGCCTATGCCGTCGCCAAGCTCGCGGGCATCAAGATGTGCCAGGCCTACCGGCGCCAGTACCACTTCGATGCGGTTTCCGTCCTGCCGAGCAATCTGTACGGCCCGAACGACAACTATCACGCGCGTGAGTCGCACGTCATTCCGGGTCTGATCCGCCGCATGCACGAAGCCCGCCTGCAGAAGGCCCAGCAATTCGAGGTGTGGGGCACCGGCGCGCCGCGCCGCGAATTCCTGCATTCCGACGACTTCGCGGATGCGATCGTCACGGTGCTCGAGAACTACTCGGACGACCTGCCGATCAACATCGGCGCCGGTGACGACGTGACGATCGCCGAGCTCGCCGCCATCGTGCGGCGCGTGGTCGGCCTCGAGGCGCCGATCAGTTTCGATGCGCAGAAGCCGGACGGCACTCCGCGCAAATTGCTGGACGTGGCGCGTATCCGCGCGCTCGGCTGGCAGCCGAAGATTCCACTCGAGCAGGGCCTCGCCGATACGTACCGCGCCTTCCTCGACCGGCCTCTCTCGTATTCGGAAGCGCGTCTGACGCGACGCTGA